A genomic stretch from Setaria italica strain Yugu1 chromosome VII, Setaria_italica_v2.0, whole genome shotgun sequence includes:
- the LOC101768209 gene encoding glutamine--fructose-6-phosphate aminotransferase [isomerizing] 2 isoform X2, translating to MDAKSEVDEKDVNLDAAFNVHAGIAHTRWATHGVPAPRNSHPQSSGASDEFLVVHNGIITNYEVLKETLTRHGFTFESDTDTEVIPKLAKFVFDKSHDEEGDVTFSQVVMEVMRQLEGAYALIFKSPHYPNELIACKRGSTLILGVNELSGQQNGKPFHDVKALTTNGKPKELFFSSDLCAIVEHTKNYLALEDNEIVHIKDGSVSILKFDPHKEKPASVQRALSVLEMEVEQIKKGSYDHFMQKEIHEQPHSLTTTMRGRLKDGEVLLGGLKEHLKTIRRCRRVVFIGCGTSYNAALGARTFVEELTGIPVTMEVASDLLDRQGPIYREDTAVFVSQSGETADTLLALDYALENGALCVGITNTVGSTLSRKTHCGVHINAGCEIGVASTKAYTSQIVAMAMMALAIGSDQISTQARRNAIISGLTSLPSCVSEVLKLDAEMKDLASSLIDSESLLVFGRGYNYATALEGALKVKEVALMHSEGMLAGEMKHGPLALVDENLPIIVIATRDACFSKQQSVIQQLLSRKGRLIVMCSKGDASAVCSIGSCRVIEVPGVADCLQPVINIIPLQLLAYHLTVLRGFDVDQPRNLAKSVTTQ from the exons AGGTCGATGAGAAGGATGTGAACCTAGATGCTGCATTCAATGTGCATGCTGGAATTGCCCACACCAGATGGGCCACACATGGTGTGCCTGCTCCAAGAAACAGCCACCCCCAATCTTCTGGTGCCAGTGATGAGTTCTTGGTCGTCCACAATGGCATCATCACCAACTATGAG GTCCTGAAAGAGACACTAACTAGGCATGGTTTCACCTTTGAGTCTGATACAGATACAGAAGTCATCCCTAAACTAGCAAAGTTTGTTTTCGATAAATCTCATGATGAAGAAG GTGATGTGACATTTAGCCAAGTTGTTATGGAAGTTATGAGGCAGCTGGAAGGAGCCTACGCACTTATCTTTAAGAGTCCACACTATCCAAATGAATTGATTGCATGCAAACGAGGGAGCACACTGATACTTGGTGTCAAT GAATTGAGTGGTCAACAAAATGGCAAACCATTTCATGATGTCAAAGCCTTGACAACAAATGGAAAGCCCAAAGAATTATTCTTCTCCAGTGACCTATGTGCTATTGTAGAACATACAAAGAACTATTTAGCTCTTGAAGATAATGAAATTGTTCATATTAAG GATGGCAGTGTGTCAATCCTCAAGTTTGACCCTCACAAAGAGAAGCCAGCATCTGTGCAACGAGCATTGTCTGTTCTTGAGATGGAAGTTGAGCAAATAAAGAAAGGAAGTTATGATCACTTCATGCAAAAAGAAATCCATGAACAGCCACATTCTTTGACAACGACAATGAGGGGTAGGCTAAAGGATGGTGAGGTTCTTTTAGGTGGACTGAAGGAACATCTCAAAACAATTAGGCGTTGTAGAAGGGTGGTTTTTATAGGCTGTGGTACAAGTTACAATGCTGCCTTAGGTGCAAGAACATTTGTGGAAGAACTGACAG GTATTCCTGTGACTATGGAGGTTGCAAGTGACTTGCTGGACAGACAAGGTCCCATCTATAGGGAAGACACTGCAGTTTTTGTCAGTCAGTCAGGGGAGACAGCAGATACCCTCCTTGCTCTTGATTATGCACTAGAAAACGGAGCCCTTTGTGTTGGCATAACAAATACTGTTGGAAGCACACTGTCGAGAAAAACACATTGTGGAGTTCATATCAATGCTGGTTGTGAGATTGGTGTTGCCAGTACCAAG GCATATACAAGTCAAATAGTAGCCATGGCGATGATGGCTTTGGCTATTGGATCTGATCAAATATCCACTCAAGCTAGAAGGAATGCTATCATCAGTGGACTTACCAGCCTTCCAA GCTGTGTCAGTGAAGTTCTCAAACTTGATGCTGAGATGAAGGATCTTGCCTCTTCCTTGATCGATTCAGAATCCCTCCTTGTGTTCGGAAGAGGTTATAACTATGCCACTGCACTAGAGGGCGCCCTCAAAGTTAAGGAGGTTGCGCTGATGCACAGCGAAGGCATGCTTGCTGGTGAGATGAAACACGGACCGCTGGCACTGGTGGATGAAAACCTTCCCATCATTGTCATTGCAACACGTGATGCATGCTTCAG CAAGCAACAATCGGTAATACAGCAGCTACTTTCACGCAAGGGGCGCCTGATAGTGATGTGCTCGAAGGGAGATGCATCTGCTGTATGCTCAATTGGATCCTGCAGAGTTATTGAAGTTCCAGGGGTTGCAGACTGTCTCCAGCCCGTGATCAACATAATTCCGTTACAG TTGCTGGCGTACCATCTGACAGTTCTCCGTGGATTCGATGTGGATCAACCAAGGAATCTGGCGAAGAGCGTGACCACACAGTAG
- the LOC101768209 gene encoding glutamine--fructose-6-phosphate aminotransferase [isomerizing] 2 isoform X1, which produces MCGIFAYLNYNVSRERRYILEVLFNGLRRLEYRGYDSSGIALDADRPASSSSSASPPDAPYAGAPPLVFRQEGKIENLVRSVYSEVDEKDVNLDAAFNVHAGIAHTRWATHGVPAPRNSHPQSSGASDEFLVVHNGIITNYEVLKETLTRHGFTFESDTDTEVIPKLAKFVFDKSHDEEGDVTFSQVVMEVMRQLEGAYALIFKSPHYPNELIACKRGSTLILGVNELSGQQNGKPFHDVKALTTNGKPKELFFSSDLCAIVEHTKNYLALEDNEIVHIKDGSVSILKFDPHKEKPASVQRALSVLEMEVEQIKKGSYDHFMQKEIHEQPHSLTTTMRGRLKDGEVLLGGLKEHLKTIRRCRRVVFIGCGTSYNAALGARTFVEELTGIPVTMEVASDLLDRQGPIYREDTAVFVSQSGETADTLLALDYALENGALCVGITNTVGSTLSRKTHCGVHINAGCEIGVASTKAYTSQIVAMAMMALAIGSDQISTQARRNAIISGLTSLPSCVSEVLKLDAEMKDLASSLIDSESLLVFGRGYNYATALEGALKVKEVALMHSEGMLAGEMKHGPLALVDENLPIIVIATRDACFSKQQSVIQQLLSRKGRLIVMCSKGDASAVCSIGSCRVIEVPGVADCLQPVINIIPLQLLAYHLTVLRGFDVDQPRNLAKSVTTQ; this is translated from the exons ATGTGCGGGATCTTCGCCTACCTCAACTACAATGTGTCGCGGGAGCGCCGCTACATCCTCGAGGTCCTCTTCaacggcctccgccgcctcgagTACCGCGGCTACGACTCCTCCGGGATCGCGCTCGACGCGGaccgccccgcctcctcctcctcctctgcttcccCTCCTGATGCGCCGTACGCCGGGGCGCCGCCGCTTGTGTTCCGCCAGGAGGGCAAGATCGAGAACCTCGTGCGATCCGTCTACTCCG AGGTCGATGAGAAGGATGTGAACCTAGATGCTGCATTCAATGTGCATGCTGGAATTGCCCACACCAGATGGGCCACACATGGTGTGCCTGCTCCAAGAAACAGCCACCCCCAATCTTCTGGTGCCAGTGATGAGTTCTTGGTCGTCCACAATGGCATCATCACCAACTATGAG GTCCTGAAAGAGACACTAACTAGGCATGGTTTCACCTTTGAGTCTGATACAGATACAGAAGTCATCCCTAAACTAGCAAAGTTTGTTTTCGATAAATCTCATGATGAAGAAG GTGATGTGACATTTAGCCAAGTTGTTATGGAAGTTATGAGGCAGCTGGAAGGAGCCTACGCACTTATCTTTAAGAGTCCACACTATCCAAATGAATTGATTGCATGCAAACGAGGGAGCACACTGATACTTGGTGTCAAT GAATTGAGTGGTCAACAAAATGGCAAACCATTTCATGATGTCAAAGCCTTGACAACAAATGGAAAGCCCAAAGAATTATTCTTCTCCAGTGACCTATGTGCTATTGTAGAACATACAAAGAACTATTTAGCTCTTGAAGATAATGAAATTGTTCATATTAAG GATGGCAGTGTGTCAATCCTCAAGTTTGACCCTCACAAAGAGAAGCCAGCATCTGTGCAACGAGCATTGTCTGTTCTTGAGATGGAAGTTGAGCAAATAAAGAAAGGAAGTTATGATCACTTCATGCAAAAAGAAATCCATGAACAGCCACATTCTTTGACAACGACAATGAGGGGTAGGCTAAAGGATGGTGAGGTTCTTTTAGGTGGACTGAAGGAACATCTCAAAACAATTAGGCGTTGTAGAAGGGTGGTTTTTATAGGCTGTGGTACAAGTTACAATGCTGCCTTAGGTGCAAGAACATTTGTGGAAGAACTGACAG GTATTCCTGTGACTATGGAGGTTGCAAGTGACTTGCTGGACAGACAAGGTCCCATCTATAGGGAAGACACTGCAGTTTTTGTCAGTCAGTCAGGGGAGACAGCAGATACCCTCCTTGCTCTTGATTATGCACTAGAAAACGGAGCCCTTTGTGTTGGCATAACAAATACTGTTGGAAGCACACTGTCGAGAAAAACACATTGTGGAGTTCATATCAATGCTGGTTGTGAGATTGGTGTTGCCAGTACCAAG GCATATACAAGTCAAATAGTAGCCATGGCGATGATGGCTTTGGCTATTGGATCTGATCAAATATCCACTCAAGCTAGAAGGAATGCTATCATCAGTGGACTTACCAGCCTTCCAA GCTGTGTCAGTGAAGTTCTCAAACTTGATGCTGAGATGAAGGATCTTGCCTCTTCCTTGATCGATTCAGAATCCCTCCTTGTGTTCGGAAGAGGTTATAACTATGCCACTGCACTAGAGGGCGCCCTCAAAGTTAAGGAGGTTGCGCTGATGCACAGCGAAGGCATGCTTGCTGGTGAGATGAAACACGGACCGCTGGCACTGGTGGATGAAAACCTTCCCATCATTGTCATTGCAACACGTGATGCATGCTTCAG CAAGCAACAATCGGTAATACAGCAGCTACTTTCACGCAAGGGGCGCCTGATAGTGATGTGCTCGAAGGGAGATGCATCTGCTGTATGCTCAATTGGATCCTGCAGAGTTATTGAAGTTCCAGGGGTTGCAGACTGTCTCCAGCCCGTGATCAACATAATTCCGTTACAG TTGCTGGCGTACCATCTGACAGTTCTCCGTGGATTCGATGTGGATCAACCAAGGAATCTGGCGAAGAGCGTGACCACACAGTAG